The Humulus lupulus chromosome 4, drHumLupu1.1, whole genome shotgun sequence genome has a window encoding:
- the LOC133831344 gene encoding cell division protein FtsZ homolog 2-2, chloroplastic-like: MATYSSAYVTLSDARNPAGVLTVLRGRVQAENNFGRSFSGKMSDEKNGYLGVSQKSHFPQIKCSSKSHSVSSYQSKDPFLNLHPEISMLREGNNTANNPRKDSSSGSVTENLADTTSSSSYNEAKIKVIGVGGGGSNAVNRMIESAMKGVEFWIVNTDIQAMRMSPVYPENRLQIGQELTRGLGAGGNPEIGMNAAKESKTSIEEALLGSDMVFVTAGMGGGTGTGGAPVIAGVAKSMGILTVGIVTTPFSFEGRRRAVQAQEGIAALRENVDTLIVIPNDKLLTAVSQSTPVTEAFNLADDILRQGVRGISDIITIPGLVNVDFADVRAIMASAGSSLMGIGTATGKTRARDAALNAIQSPLLDIGIERATGIVWNITGGSDLTLFEVNAAAEVIYDLVDPTANLIFGAVIDPSISGQVSITLIATGFKRQEESEGRPVQAQGDMSLGINRRPSTYTDGSAVEIPDFLKKKGRSRFPRA, encoded by the exons ATGGCGACCTATAGTTCAGCCTATGTTACCCTTTCGGATGCTCGAAACCCAGCAGGGGTACTTACTGTACTTAGAGGGAGAGTTCAAGCAGAGAACAACTTTGGAAGAAGTTTCAGTGGGAAAATGTCAGACGAGAAGAATGGATATTTGGGTGTAagccaaaaatcacattttccgCAAATCAAGTGTTCTTCCAAGTCTCACAGTGTTAGTTCATATCAGAGTAAAGACCCTTTTCTGAATCTACACCCTGAAATTTCGATGCTTAGGGAGGGTAACAACACTGCCAACAATCCAAGAAAAGATAGTTCAAGTGGAAGTGTTACTGAGAACTTAGCAGACACAACAAGTTCGAGTAGTTACAATGAAGCAAAGATAAAGGTTAttggtgttggtggtggtgggTCAAATGCTGTAAATCGTATGATAGAGAGTGCAATGAAGGGTGTAGAGTTCTGGATTGTTAACACAGATATTCAAGCAATGAGAATGTCTCCGGTTTATCCTGAGAACCGTCTACAGATTGGTCAGGAGCTTACCAGGGGTCTTGGTGCTGGTGGAAACCCGGAGATAGGCATGAATGCTGCCAAAGAAAGCAAAACATCAATAGAGGAAGCACTTCTTGGATCAGACATGGTCTTTGTTACG GCTGGAATGGGTGGAGGTACTGGCACCGGTGGTGCTCCTGTAATTGCTGGGGTTGCAAAGTCAATGGGAATATTGACTGTGGGTATTGTCACAACTCCTTTTTCTTTTGAGGGGCGGAGGAGGGCAGTTCAAGCACAAGAAGGAATTGCTGCTTTAAGAGAGAATGTTGATACACTGATAGTCATTCCTAATGACAAGTTGTTGACAGCAGTTTCTCAGTCTACCCCAGTAACGGAAGCATTTAACCTGGCAGATGATATTCTTCGACAAGGTGTTCGCGGTATCTCTGATATAATCACG ATACCTGGGCTAGTAAATGTGGATTTTGCTGATGTGCGGGCTATAATGGCTAGTGCTGGCTCTTCATTGATGGGAATAGGAACTGCAACAG GGAAGACTAGGGCAAGAGATGCTGCATTAAATGCCATTCAATCTCCTTTACTAGACATTGGGATTGAGAGGGCAACTGGAATTGTGTGGAACATAACCGGTGGAAGTGATTTGACCCTATTTGAG GTGAATGCTGCAGCAGAGGTTATATATGACCTTGTGGATCCAACTGCAAATTTGATATTTGGAGCTGTCATAGATCCATCAATCAGTGGTCAA GTTAGCATAACTCTTATTGCAACTGGATTCAAACGCCAAGAAGAAAGTGAAGGAAGGCCAGTCCAG GCACAAGGAGACATGAGCCTTGGAATCAATCGGCGGCCATCAACTTATACCGATGGTAGTGCAGTGGAAATCCCTGATTTCTTGAAGAAGAAAGGGCGCTCACGTTTTCCAAGAGCTTGA
- the LOC133831343 gene encoding putative pentatricopeptide repeat-containing protein At1g68930 translates to MRNHTLCSLDSTSLAQIIQTCAETKQLIKGKELHAQLLLTWYPVCTFLTNHLINMYSKCGVIHYAQNLFEKMSQRNIVSWTAMITGFSQNLWFPEAVKAFSHMRISGMNPTQFAFASISKVCVSLRSITLGKQMHCLALKSGLDSNLYVGSNLADMYSKCGLMIDACKFFEVIPCKDAVLWTAMVDGYAKNGESEKALLAFERMIKDGILMDPHILSVTLSACAANKAYKFGTSLHSSVVKLGFESKVVVGNALLDMYSKAGDMESASNVFVIVSNHKNIVSFTSLINGYGEMDRIDGALDVFVDLRRQGIEPNEYTFSSLIKACANQAALEQGAQLQAQVIKLNFDSEPYISASLVNMYGKCGLFDYSFQVFNEIRNPTEIAWDALLNVFSQHGLGKEMMETFDKMVLEVKPNAMSFTSLLSGCSHAGLVKEGLNHFHFMEKKYGVVPREEHYNCVINLLGRAGRLKEAEDFINSMPFEPNSFGWCSFLGACRVHGDVERGKLAAERLIKLEPENIGALVLLSNLYAKEEKWEEVRTLRTMMKEGSVKKLPGYSWVDIRNKTHIFGSEDWSHPQRKEIYEKLDRLLDQIKEAGYVPCTASVPLDINDNEKLQFLHHHSERIAIAFALLSMPSGKPIIVKKNLRVCLDCHSAIKFISKVTRRKIIVRDSSRFHHFADGSCSCGDYW, encoded by the coding sequence ATGAGAAACCACACTTTGTGCAGTTTGGACTCCACAAGCTTGGCGCAGATTATTCAAACATGCGCCGAAACGAAGCAGCTAATCAAAGGCAAAGAGCTCCATGCCCAGCTTCTTCTTACATGGTATCCAGTATGTACCTTTCTCACCAACCATCTAATAAACATGTATTCAAAATGCGGAGTTATTCACTACGCTCAGAACCTATTTGAAAAAATGTCTCAAAGAAACATTGTTTCCTGGACAGCTATGATCACTGGGTTTTCTCAAAACTTGTGGTTTCCAGAAGCAGTAAAAGCCTTTTCCCATATGAGAATCTCCGGTATGAACCCAACCCAGTTTGCGTTTGCAAGTATCAGTAAAGTTTGCGTGTCTCTCAGGTCGATTACACTAGGGAAGCAAATGCATTGTCTTGCTTTAAAATCCGGCCTTGATTCGAATCTATATGTGGGAAGTAATTTGGCGGATATGTACTCAAAGTGTGGACTGATGATTGATGCCTGCAAGTTCTTTGAGGTTATTCCGTGTAAAGATGCTGTGTTGTGGACCGCAATGGTTGATGGATATGCAAAGAACGGTGAATCTGAAAAAGCTTTGTTAGCTTTTGAGAGGATGATTAAGGATGGGATTCTGATGGATCCTCATATTCTTAGTGTGACATTAAGTGCTTGTGCAGCTAATAAAGCTTATAAGTTTGGAACAAGTCTTCATTCCAGTGTTGTAAAGTTAGGATTTGAGTCAAAGGTTGTTGTGGGTAATGCACTCCTAGATATGTACTCTAAAGCTGGAGACATGGAAAGTGCTTCCAATGTGTTTGTGATTGTCTCAAATCACAAAAATATTGTGTCTTTTACATCCTTGATTAATGGGTATGGCGAAATGGATAGAATTGATGGTGCTTTAGACGTGTTTGTTGATTTAAGGAGGCAGGGAATTGAACCCAATGAGTACACTTTCTCAAGCTTGATCAAGGCATGTGCCAACCAAGCTGCGTTAGAACAAGGAGCCCAGCTTCAGGCCCAAGTTATCAAGCTTAATTTTGATTCTGAACCCTACATTTCTGCCAGTCTTGTTAATATGTACGGGAAATGTGGGCTGTTTGATTATTCATTTCAAGTATTCAATGAGATCCGAAACCCAACTGAGATTGCATGGGATGCCTTACTTAATGTGTTTTCACAACATGGGTTAGGAAAAGAAATGATGGAAACATTTGATAAAATGGTTCTTGAAGTAAAACCAAATGCAATGTCATTCACCAGTCTTCTATCTGGGTGCAGCCATGCTGGTTTAGTGAAAGAAGGGCTGAATCACTTCCATTTCATGGAGAAGAAATATGGAGTGGTACCTAGAGAAGAACATTACAACTGTGTTATCAATTTACTTGGCCGGGCTGGAAGGCTTAAAGAGGCTGAAGACTTTATAAATAGTATGCCGTTTGAGCCAAATTCTTTTGGATGGTGTTCTTTTCTTGGAGCTTGCAGGGTCCACGGTGATGTCGAGAGGGGCAAACTTGCAGCTGAAAGACTGATCAAGCTTGAACCTGAAAACATCGGAGCTCTTGTTCTGCTTTCGAATCTTTATGCGAAGGAAGAAAAATGGGAAGAAGTGAGGACTTTGAGAACAATGATGAAAGAAGGAAGCGTGAAGAAGTTACCTGGTTATAGTTGGGTTGATATTAGAAACAAAACTCATATCTTTGGATCCGAAGATTGGTCTCATCCTCAGAGGAAGGAAATATATGAAAAGCTTGACCGTCTTCTTGATCAGATAAAGGAAGCTGGATATGTTCCTTGCACTGCTTCAGTCCCACTTGACATAAATGACAATGAAAAGCTGCAGTTTCTTCACCATCACAGTGAGAGAATAGCTATTGCATTTGCTTTACTAAGTATGCCATCTGGTAAGCCAATCATAGTTAAGAAAAATTTAAGGGTATGCTTGGATTGCCATTCTGCAATCAAGTTCATCTCTAAGGTGACTCGGAGAAAGATTATTGTTAGGGATAGTAGCAGATTTCACCATTTTGCAGATGGGTCGTGCTCTTGTGGAGATTACTGGTAA